A region of the Arthrobacter sp. FW306-07-I genome:
CCGCGGTGGCCAGGCCGGGGATGCCAATCAGCCCGCCAAGCGCCAGGCCGGCGAGCAGCTGCTTCATGGGTATGGCGAAGGTGGTGAAGCGGGCCGGGTCGAGGGTCATGTCCGTGGCCGAGGCCACCACCGGAACCACACCCCAGCCCAGCACCGCTGCGGAACCGCCCAGGACCACCGCCGTATGGGCGGTCGCTGGTCCGGCGCCCCGGAGCAGGATCAGGGCAAGGACCAGCGTTGCCACGACTCCCAGCGCGTAGAGCCCGGCGATGGCCATGCCCACCAGCTGCCAGGGGCTGCGGCGCAGTCCGTTGCGCAGCAGCGTGAGCTTGAGCCTCAGAAGGTGCGCAACCATTCCAGCCCCTCCGTGTGGCTGTGTCCGCCGACCAGCTGCACGAACCGGTCCTCAAGGGACATGCCGGCGCGCACTTCGTCAACGGTTCCTGCGGCCAGGAGCCTGCCCCGGGCTACCACCGCGACGTGGTCGCACATGCGCTGCACCAGGTCCATCACGTGGCTGGAGACAATGACGGTTCCGCCGGAGGCCACATACCGGTCCAGGATGGAGCGGATGTTCGCGGCCGATACCGGATCGACGGCTTCGAAGGGCTCGTCCAGCACCAGGAGCCGCGGCGCATGGATCAGGGCCGACGCCAGGGCAATCTTCTTGGTCATGCCTGCGGAGTAGTCCACCACCAGCGTGCCGGCATCCTGGGTAAGGTCCATGGCTGCCAGCAGCTCGCCCACCCGGGCCGCCACCACCGCCTTGTCCATGCCCCGCAGCAGCCCGGCATACGTGATCAGCTGCTCTCCGCTGAGCCGGTCGAACAGGCGGACGCCGTCAGGCAGGATGCCCATGAGCCGTTTGGCTTCCAGCGGGTGCTGCCACACGTCCACGCCGTGCACCACGGCGGTGCCGAAGTCCGGACGCAGGAGGCCCGTCGCCATGGAAAGCGTGGTGGTCTTGCCTGCACCGTTGGGTCCGACGATGCCGAAAAACGAACCGGCAGGCACCTCCAGGCTGATGCCGTCCACCGCGATTTTCCCGCCGAACCGTTTGGCCAGCCCACGGAGGGAAAGGGCCGCCGTTGGGCCGGAACTCGGCGCCGGGCCAGGTGTCGGAGCAGTCATGGTGCCAGCCTAGTCCGCGGGCCAGCTCCGCGGGGTGCGAGACTTACGGAATGGACATCGCGTTGGGTTTGCTGGTGATCGTTGCCGTGGTGTGCGCCGGCAGTGCCTTGGGCCGCAAACTGAATATCCCGGTTCCCCTGGTGTTGGTCCTGGCCGGGGTGGCGGGATCGTTCCTGCCGCTCATTCCGCCGGTTGTGCTAAACCCGGAGCTGGTGCTGGTTGGCCTGCTGCCGCCGTTGCTGTACGCGGCCGCCTTCCGCACGTCGCTGTTCGACTTCAAGACCAACCGCCGCTCCATTGGGCTGCTGTCCGTGGGATACGTCATTTTCGGCACCCTGGGCGTGGGGTTGGTGGTGTGGTGGCTGTTTCCGGAGATCCCGTTGGCGGCCGCCTTCGCCCTGGGCGCGGTGGTGGCGCCTCCGGATGCGGTGGCGGCCACCGCCATCGCCCGGAAAGTGGGAATGCCGCGCCGGATCGTCAACATCCTGGAAGGCGAATCGCTGGTCAACGACGCCACAGCGCTGGTGTGCCTGCGGGCGGCAGTGGCCGCCATCGCGGGCTCGGTGTCCGCGCTGGACGTGGCCGGCGGGTTCGTGGTGGCCGCGGGCGGCGGCCTGGCGGTGGGCCTCGCCGTGGCGTATGTCCTCACCGAAATCCGAAAACGGGTGCACAACGTGGCCATCAACACCTCCACATCGCTGATGGCACCCTTCGTTGCATACCTCCCGGCCGAGGCCATCCACGCCTCCGGTGTGCTCGCCGTCGTCGTCACCGGCCTGGTGATGGGCACCAAGGCGCCGTCCATGCCCAACGGCGCCGCGCGGCAAAGCGCCAGGAGCAACTGGGACACCATCCAGTTCCTGCTGGAGAACTCCGTGTTCCTGCTCATCGGCCTGCAGGTGCGGACCATCGTCGAGAGCGTCCAGGACGATTCGCTCGGAGCGGGCCGCGTGTGGTTCGGCTGCGCGGTGGTCCTGCTGGCCGTGCTGGTACTGCGGCCGGTCTGGGTCTTCCCCGCGACCTACCTGCCCCGCCTGATCCCTTCGGTACGGCGGTCGGACCCGGCGCCGCCCTGGCAGTTCCCGGCCATCGTGTCGTGGGCAGGAATGCGGGGTGTGGTCACCCTGGCCGCGGTACTCACGCTGCCCGACGACCTGCAGCACCGCAACGTGCTGGTCCTGGCGGCCATGGTGGTGGTGGGCGGCACGCTGGTACTGCAGGGATTCACGCTGCCGGCCCTGGTCCGGGCACTGGGGCTGCCGGGGCCGGACCGGCGGGAGGACGCCCTGAACCAGGCCTCGCTGATGCAGCTGGCTACAGCTGCGGGGATGGAGCGGCTGGAGCAGCTGCGGCGCGGGAGCGACCCGCCGGAGGTCATGGACATGCTGCGGCGCCGGACGCAGGAACGCGGGTTGGCAGCCTGGGAGCGCCTGGGCAGGCCGACGGCCGAGGCGGCCACGCCCAGCCAGCGCTATGCCCAGCTGCGGATGGCGATGCTGGAGGCTGAGCGGGACAAGGTGCTGGAGCTCAGGCGCGGCGGGGACTTTGCCCATGAGGTCCTCAGCGAAGTCCTGGAACGGCTGGACGTGGAGGAGTCCATGCTCGACGCCTCCCTCAATGAGCTCGATTCCGCCGCCGACGGTGGCGGCGAGGGGCTGTCCCAGCCGGGCGGTGTGTGCGACCACCTGACGGCTGCCATGCCGGCGCCGGTCCCCGACAACCCGGCCTGTTCCGGGTGCGAGCGGGAGGGCACCTCGCCGGTGCACCTGCGCATGTGCCTTGCCTGCGGGACCGTCGGCTGCTGCGACTCCTCCGCTGGGCGCCACGCCAGCCGGCACTTCAAGGACACGGGCCACCCCGTCATGCGCAGCGCAGAACCCGGCGAAGACTGGCGCTGGTGCTACGTGGACGAGCTGCTGGGCTGACAGGGTGGTGTCTCAGGGCGCCTTGCGGATGCGGATCGGTCCCTTTGCCGTGGCGGGATCGACGACGGATCCGCCCTGGGTGATGTGCACCTGACCGGCGTCCACCAGGCGCCGGGCAGCCTCCCGTGCCGGCTCCATGAGGTGGCGCCAGTCGTCGCCGCCTACGGCCCTGGCAGCATCGGACGGGCAGATGGTGGAGGTTGCCGCCCTTGCCGCCAGGAGTTCCAGGATCTTCGCTTCCAGCTGCCCTTCAACCGGGTTTTGCTGATCATGCCTGCTGCTGCCGGCCAGGCCGGTCTCCTCGGTCAAAAGACGAGGCTTAGAACGTCCGCCGCGGGACAGCCCGCTCGTACTGGGGCGGCCAGGGAAGGTCGTAGCCCAATTCGAAGGCGGCGCGAAGCCACCAGTGCGGATCGCGCAGCGCGGCCCGGGCGATGAAGACGCCGTCGGCCTGTCCGGTGGCAATGGCGTGCTCCGCCTGGCCGGGAGTGGTCACCAGCCCCACGGTGCCGGTGGCGACGCCGGCTTCGTCCCGGATGGCGGCCGAGAAACCGGTCTGGTAGCCCAGCCCCGGCTTGATCTGCTGGTGCGCCACAGCTCCCCCGCTGGAGACGTCCACCAGGTCCACACCGCGGGCGGCCGCTTCCCGGGCCAGCCGGACGGACGCCGCCTGGTCCACGCCGCCCGGGGCCCAGTCGGTGGCCGAGACCCGGAGCAGCAACGGCATGGAATCCGGAATCACGGCCCTGACTGCATCTACAACGGACAACATCAGCCGGTTCCGTCCGGCCTCGTCCCCGCCCCATTCGTCCTCACGCTGGTTGATCAGCGGGCTCTGGAACTGATGCAGCAGGTAGCCGTGAGCCCCGTGGATCTCCATGGTGTCAAAACCGGCATCCACCGCGCGGACAGCGGCGGCGGCAAAGTCATCGATGACTCCCTGTATCTGCTCCACGGTCATGGCCGCGGGCGCCGCATAGCCCTCAAAGGAAGTGGTGGACGGGCCCACAGTTTCCCAGCCGCCCTCGGACGCCGCAACGCTGCCGTGCTTGCCGGAAAAAGGCCAGTACGTGGAGGCCTTCCGGCCGGCGTGGGCCAGCTGGACACCGATCTTGGTGCCGGCCACACCGTTCCGGTGGACGAAGGAAATGATCCGCTCCCACGCCGCCGCCTGCTCGTCGTTGTAGAGGCCTGCGTCGCGGGGGCTGATGCGGCCCTGGGCGTTCACTGCCGCGGCCTCGGTGAGGATCATCGCCGCGCCGCCCACGGCGAAGCCGCCCAGGTGCACCAGGTGCCAGTCGTGCGGGACGCCGGGGGCGTCGTCGGGATCGCAGCTGTACTGGCACATGGGCGACACCCAGCCCCGGTGCTGCAGCTCCATGGACCGCAGGGCCAGCGGCTGGAACAGGGCCGGCATTAGAACAGCACCCGCGCGAGCGCCTGGCGCGCCTTTGCCACACGCTCATCACCGGCGCCCACCACGTCGAAGAGTTCCAGCAGCCGGACGCGGGCGGTCTCGCGTTCGGGGCCGAAATTCCTGCCAATGAAGGCCACCAGGCGGTTCAGTGCGTCCTCCACGTGCCCGCCGGCCACGTCCAGGTCCGCCACGCCAAGCTGCGCGTCCAGGTTGTCCGGCTCATTGGCGGCAAGCCCACGCAGTGCGTCCCTGTCCCGGGCGGACAGCGACTGCAGCCGGTCCATCAACTCCACCTGCGCCAGCCCGGCCTTGGCTTCATGGTCCGACGGCATTTCCTTCAGGGCCTGGCGATAAGCTTCGGCGGCTGCGGCATAATCGCCGGCCTCGATGGCGTCGAAC
Encoded here:
- a CDS encoding DUF3253 domain-containing protein yields the protein MAGSSRHDQQNPVEGQLEAKILELLAARAATSTICPSDAARAVGGDDWRHLMEPAREAARRLVDAGQVHITQGGSVVDPATAKGPIRIRKAP
- a CDS encoding Na+/H+ antiporter, giving the protein MDIALGLLVIVAVVCAGSALGRKLNIPVPLVLVLAGVAGSFLPLIPPVVLNPELVLVGLLPPLLYAAAFRTSLFDFKTNRRSIGLLSVGYVIFGTLGVGLVVWWLFPEIPLAAAFALGAVVAPPDAVAATAIARKVGMPRRIVNILEGESLVNDATALVCLRAAVAAIAGSVSALDVAGGFVVAAGGGLAVGLAVAYVLTEIRKRVHNVAINTSTSLMAPFVAYLPAEAIHASGVLAVVVTGLVMGTKAPSMPNGAARQSARSNWDTIQFLLENSVFLLIGLQVRTIVESVQDDSLGAGRVWFGCAVVLLAVLVLRPVWVFPATYLPRLIPSVRRSDPAPPWQFPAIVSWAGMRGVVTLAAVLTLPDDLQHRNVLVLAAMVVVGGTLVLQGFTLPALVRALGLPGPDRREDALNQASLMQLATAAGMERLEQLRRGSDPPEVMDMLRRRTQERGLAAWERLGRPTAEAATPSQRYAQLRMAMLEAERDKVLELRRGGDFAHEVLSEVLERLDVEESMLDASLNELDSAADGGGEGLSQPGGVCDHLTAAMPAPVPDNPACSGCEREGTSPVHLRMCLACGTVGCCDSSAGRHASRHFKDTGHPVMRSAEPGEDWRWCYVDELLG
- a CDS encoding ABC transporter ATP-binding protein; this encodes MTAPTPGPAPSSGPTAALSLRGLAKRFGGKIAVDGISLEVPAGSFFGIVGPNGAGKTTTLSMATGLLRPDFGTAVVHGVDVWQHPLEAKRLMGILPDGVRLFDRLSGEQLITYAGLLRGMDKAVVAARVGELLAAMDLTQDAGTLVVDYSAGMTKKIALASALIHAPRLLVLDEPFEAVDPVSAANIRSILDRYVASGGTVIVSSHVMDLVQRMCDHVAVVARGRLLAAGTVDEVRAGMSLEDRFVQLVGGHSHTEGLEWLRTF
- a CDS encoding NADH:flavin oxidoreductase/NADH oxidase, which gives rise to MPALFQPLALRSMELQHRGWVSPMCQYSCDPDDAPGVPHDWHLVHLGGFAVGGAAMILTEAAAVNAQGRISPRDAGLYNDEQAAAWERIISFVHRNGVAGTKIGVQLAHAGRKASTYWPFSGKHGSVAASEGGWETVGPSTTSFEGYAAPAAMTVEQIQGVIDDFAAAAVRAVDAGFDTMEIHGAHGYLLHQFQSPLINQREDEWGGDEAGRNRLMLSVVDAVRAVIPDSMPLLLRVSATDWAPGGVDQAASVRLAREAAARGVDLVDVSSGGAVAHQQIKPGLGYQTGFSAAIRDEAGVATGTVGLVTTPGQAEHAIATGQADGVFIARAALRDPHWWLRAAFELGYDLPWPPQYERAVPRRTF